In a genomic window of Glycine max cultivar Williams 82 chromosome 13, Glycine_max_v4.0, whole genome shotgun sequence:
- the LOC100809547 gene encoding arginine biosynthesis bifunctional protein ArgJ, chloroplastic, with the protein MYSCIPQHLFLHLHLASSPNPKAFNSPLRNLRIRAVSTKENHIPAAPIFLPEGPWNQIPGGVTAAEGFKAAGMYGGLRAKGEKPDLALVTCDVDAVSAGSFTTNVVAAAPVLYCKRTLDISNTARAVLTNAGQANAATGKEGYQDMIECVESLAKLLKVKPEEVLIESTGVIGQRIKKGALLNSLPTLVNSLSSSVEGADSAAVAITTTDLVSKSVAIESLIGGTKVRVGGMAKGSGMIHPNMATMLGVITTDARLTSDVWRKMVQVAVNRSFNQITVDGDTSTNDTVIALASGLSGLGCISSLDSDEAIQLQACLDAVMQGLAKSIAWDGEGATCLVEVCVTGANSEAEAAKVARSVASSSLVKAAIYGRDPNWGRIAAAAGYSGVSFHQDLLRVELGDILLMDGGEPQLFDRHAASSYLRKAGETHDTVKIQISVGNGPGRGQAWGCDLSYDYVKINAEYTT; encoded by the exons atgtattcgtGTATTCCTCAGCATCTTTTTCTGCACCTTCACTTGGCATCTTCCCCAAACCCAAAG GCGTTTAATTCTCCCCTACGCAATTTGAGGATCCGTGCCGTTTCAACCAAAGAGAATCACATACCAGCTGCTCCAATTTTTCTCCCCGAAGGACCTTGGAACCAG ATTCCAGGTGGAGTTACTGCTGCCGAGGGATTCAAAGCTGCGGGAATGTACGGAGGTTTACGTGCCAAAGGAGAAAAGCCTGATCTCGCGCTTGTCACGTGCGATGTTGATGCAGTATCTGCAG GATCGTTTACAACAAATGTGGTTGCGGCTGCACCGGTGTTATACTGCAAAAGGACGTTGGATATTTCCAACACT GCACGTGCTGTGTTAACTAATGCAGGTCAAGCAAATGCAGCGACG GGCAAAGAAGGTTACCAGGACATGATAGAATGTGTGGAAAGCCTTGCTAAG CTATTGAAAGTGAAGCCAGAAGAAGTATTAATTGAATCCACTGGTGTAATtggtcaaagaataaaaaag GGGGCACTTTTGAACTCACTTCCCACTCTAGTAAATTCACTGTCATCTTCAGTTGAGGG GGCAGATTCTGCAGCTGTGGCAATCACCACTACAGATCTTGTTAGCAAGAGTGTGGCAATTGAGTCTCTG ATTGGAGGAACTAAGGTCAGAGTTGGGGGAATGGCAAAAGGTTCTGGAATGATCCACCCAAATATGGCTACCATGCTTGGG GTAATAACAACTGATGCCCGGTTAACCAGTGATGTTTGGAGAAAGATGGTGCAGGTTGCTGTAAACCGAAGTTTCAACCAGATAACT GTAGATGGAGATACTAGTACTAATGATACTGTTATTGCCTTGGCTAGTGGGTTGTCTGGGCTTGGTTGCATATCTTCTCTAGACAGTGATGAGGCTATTCAACTTCAGGCATGCCTAGATGCG GTAATGCAAGGTCTTGCCAAATCAATAGCTTGGGATGGGGAAGGAGCAACATGCCTCgttgag GTCTGTGTGACTGGTGCAAATAGTGAGGCTGAAGCTGCAAAAGTTGCGCGTTCAGTTGCATCATCTTCACTTGTAAAG GCTGCTATATATGGTAGAGACCCCAATTGGGGACGCATTGCTGCTGCAGCTGGTTACTCGGGGGTTTCATTCCATCAAGATTTACTTAGGGTAGAGCTGGGGGATATTTTACTAATGGATGGCGGGGAACCACAATTATTTGACCG GCACGCGGCTAGTAGTTATCTTAGAAAGGCTGGGGAGACTCACGACACGGTTAAAATTCAGATATCAGTTG GCAATGGACCAGGACGTGGACAAGCATGGGGATGTGATTTAAGCTacgattatgttaaaataaatgcTGAGTACACAACATAG
- the LOC100499734 gene encoding probable histone H2B.3 encodes MAPAKAEKKPAEKKPAAEKAPAEKKPKAEKKISKEGGSEKKKKRTKKSVETYKIYIFKVLKQVHPDIGISSKAMGIMNSFINDIFEKLAQEASRLARYNKKPTITSREIQTAVRLVLPGELAKHAVSEGTKAVTKFTSS; translated from the coding sequence ATGGCTCCGGCAAAGGCAGAGAAGAAGCCGGCGGAGAAGAAGCCAGCGGCGGAGAAGGCACCGGCGGAGAAGAAGCCGAAGGCGGAGAAGAAGATCTCGAAGGAAGGAGGGagcgagaagaagaagaagcgcaCGAAGAAGAGCGTGGAGACCTACAAGATCTACATCTTCAAGGTCCTCAAGCAGGTTCACCCCGACATTGGTATTTCCAGCAAGGCCATGGGCATCATGAACAGCTTCATCAACGACATCTTCGAGAAGCTCGCCCAGGAAGCGTCGCGTTTGGCTCGCTACAACAAGAAGCCCACCATCACCTCGAGGGAGATCCAGACCGCCGTGCGTCTCGTGCTCCCTGGTGAATTGGCCAAACACGCCGTTTCTGAAGGGACCAAGGCGGTTACCAAGTTTACCAGCTCTTGA
- the LOC100810605 gene encoding uncharacterized protein, producing the protein MIKIKSTSTSGACQHCSWNKTLKMKFLDWYLKIGVVSALVGASMELFMIKTGFYDKVTVLESEKRAWENSPDAQAIREALNPWRQIDTEKTKKS; encoded by the exons AtgatcaaaatcaaatcaacGTCAACCTCAGGCGCATGCCAGCATTGCTCTTGGAATAAAACG TTGAAAATGAAGTTTCTTGATTGGTACCTGAAGATTGGGGTTGTGTCGGCTCTGgttggggcttctatggagttGTTCATGATCAAAACTGGATTCT ATGACAAAGTAACTGTTTTGGAGTCAGAAAAGCGTGCCTGGGAGAATTCGCCTGATGCTCAGGCAATTAGAGAAGCTCTAAACCCCTGGAGACAGATTGACacagaaaaaacaaagaagTCCTGA
- the LOC100527417 gene encoding uncharacterized protein LOC100527417 (The RefSeq protein has 2 substitutions compared to this genomic sequence), with translation MAPPIETPNKVSSYQQSPNPRLNERTLSSISRRHVAAHPWHDLEIGPEAPKIFNCVVEIGKGSKVKYELDKRTGLIMVDRILYSSVVYPHNYGFIPRTICEDGDPMDVLVIMQEPVLPGCFLRAKAIGLMPMIDRGEKDDKIIAVCADDPEYRHYNDIKELPPHRLAEIRRFFEDYKKNENKEVAVNDFLPASAAYEAIKHSMTLYAEYVVENLRR, from the exons ATGGCTCCACCAATTGAGACCCCAAACAAGGTTTCCAGCTATCAACAGTCCCCAAACCCTCGTCTTAACGAGAGGATTCTTTCATCCATTTCCAGGAGACACGTTGCTGCACACCCGTGGCACGATCTTGAGATAG GACCCGAAGCTCCAAAGATCTTCAACTGT GTGGTCGAAATAGGGAAAGGAAGCAAGGTGAAATATGAACTTGACAAAAGAACTGGACTTATTATG GTTGATCGTATACTTTACTCATCAGTTGTTTATCCTCACAACTATGGGTTTATTCCACGTACTATTTGTGAGGACGGTGATCCCATGGATGTCTTGGTTATTATGCAG GAGCCAGTTCTTCCGGGTTGCTTTCTTCGGGCCAAAGCTATTGGTCTCATGCCTATGATTGATCAG GGTGAGAAAGATGACAAGATAATTGCTGTCTGTGCTGATGATCCTGAGTATAGGCATTACAATGATATCAAGGAGCTTCCTCCACACCGTTTAGCTGAAATTCGTCGTTTCTTTGAAGATT ACAAGAAGAATGAGAACAAGGAAGTTGCAGTGAACGACTTTCTTCCTGCCTCAGCTGCCTATGAAGCGATCAAGCATTCCAT GACCTTATATGCGGAATACGTTGTGGAGAACTTGAGGCGGTAG